In the Quercus lobata isolate SW786 chromosome 5, ValleyOak3.0 Primary Assembly, whole genome shotgun sequence genome, one interval contains:
- the LOC115989032 gene encoding bifunctional epoxide hydrolase 2-like isoform X2 produces the protein MIALAKTGFRAIVPDHRGYGLSDPPPQPDKASFADILTDLLNLLDALQIAKVFLVAKDFGAWPAYLFAVLHPERVLGVVTIGSPYMPKRSTFLKYLPEGVYISRWRAEADFRHLDAKTIVRNIYILSSRSEIPKAAENQEIMDLVDSSTPLPPWFTEEDLATYGALYEKSGFQTALQVPYRSLGEDFNTTDPIVKVPVLLIRGGKDYSCKFPGMVDYINSGMKEFIPDLEIEFLLEGTHFVQEQLPDEVNKLILTFLAKNV, from the exons ATGATAGCTTTAGCAAAGACTGGGTTCCGTGCCATCGTACCCGATCATCGAGGCTACGGACTATCCGACCCACCGCCCCAACCCGACAAGGCTTCCTTTGCCGACATTCTCACTGACCTCCTCAATCTTCTAGATGCCCTCCAAATCGCTAAG GTTTTTCTTGTTGCAAAGGATTTTGGAGCTTGGCCTGCCTACCTATTTGCCGTTCTCCACCCAGAGAGGGTCTTAGGGGTTGTAACAATAGGATCGCCTTACATGCCAAAACGCTCTACATTCCTAAAATACCTACCAGAAGGTGTCTACATTTCAAGATGGAGG GCAGAAGCTGATTTCAGACACCTAGATGCTAAAACAATAGTTAGGAACATTTACATCCTCTCCTCCAGAAGTGAAATACCAAAGGCTGCGGAAAACCAGGAGATCATGGATTTAGTAGACTCATCTACTCCTCTTCCCCCTTGGTTCACAGAGGAAGATCTTGCAACATATGGAGCTTTGTACGAGAAATCTGGATTCCAAACTGCATTGCAAGTTCCATATAG GTCCTTAGGTGAAGACTTCAACACAACAGATCCAATAGTTAAAGTACCAGTGCTTCTGATTAGGGGTGGCAAGGATTACTCCTGCAAATTTCCAGGGATGGTGGATTACATAAATAGTGGAATGAAAGAATTTATCCCCGATTTGGAGATCGAATTTTTGTTGGAGGGAACCCACTTTGTTCAGGAGCAATTACCTGATGAGGTGAATAAGCTGATTCTCACCTTCCTTGCCAAGAATGTCTGA
- the LOC115992622 gene encoding uncharacterized protein LOC115992622, giving the protein MDQVQHKFVDVGGLKLHVAEIGTGPNVVLFLHGFPEIWYSWRHQMIALANAGFRAIAPDHRGYGLSDPPTQPDKASFADILTDLLSLLDALQIAKVFLVAKDFGVWPAYLLAVLHPERVLGMVTIGVPLKPKRSTFHQYLPEGFYISRWREPGRAEADFGRLDVKTVVRNIYILFSRSEIPMAAENQEIMDLVDLSTPLPPWFTEEDLATYGALYEKSGFQTTLQVPYRSSGDDPNITDPKVKVPVLLIMGGKDYILRFQGIEDYINNGEMKELVPDLEIKFLPEGTHFVQEQSPDEVNQLILTFLAKNV; this is encoded by the exons ATGGACCAAGTCCAGCACAAGTTCGTGGACGTAGGAGGACTAAAGCTTCATGTAGCTGAGATCGGAACTG GTCCTAACGTGGTGTTGTTCCTGCATGGATTTCCGGAGATATGGTATTCATGGCGCCACCAGATGATAGCTTTAGCAAATGCTGGGTTTCGAGCCATCGCGCCCGATCACCGAGGATACGGACTATCCGACCCGCCGACCCAACCAGATAAGGCTTCCTTTGCTGACATTCTTACTGACCTCCTCAGTCTTCTCGATGCCCTTCAAATCGCTAag GTTTTTCTTGTTGCAAAGGACTTCGGAGTTTGGCCTGCCTACCTTCTGGCAGTTCTCCACCCAGAGAGGGTCTTAGGGATGGTAACAATAGGAGTACCTCTCAAGCCAAAACGCTCTACATTCCATCAATACCTACCGGAAGGATTCTACATTTCAAGATGGCGG GAACCCGGACGAGCAGAAGCTGATTTCGGACGCCTCGATGTTAAAACAGTTGTGAGGAACATTTACATCCTCTTCTCCAGAAGTGAAATACCAATGGCTGCTGAAAACCAGGAGATCATGGATTTAGTAGACTTATCTACTCCTCTTCCCCCTTGGTTCACAGAGGAGGATCTCGCAACATATGGAGCTTTGTATGAGAAATCTGGATTCCAGACTACATTGCAAGTACCATATAG GTCATCAGGTGACGACCCCAACATAACAGATCCAAAAGTTAAAGTACCAGTGCTTTTGATTATGGGTGGCAAAGATTACATCCTCAGATTTCAAGGGATTGAGGATTACATAAACAACGGAGAGATGAAAGAATTGGTCCCCGATTTGGAGATTAAATTTTTGCCTGAGGGAACCCACTTTGTTCAGGAGCAATCACCTGATGAGGTGAATCAGCTGATTCTCACCTTCCTTGCCAAGAATGTTTGA
- the LOC115990444 gene encoding zinc finger MYM-type protein 1-like, with translation MTLVLRYVNKEGIIIKRFLGIVHVASTTALSLKHAIECLLCKYNLSLSNLRGQGYDGASNMQGDINGLKTLILKENKSAFYVHCFAHQLQLTLVAVAKNHINIAEFFYVVRNLVIVVGGSCKRRDALRDTQFAKIKEDLDNGVRRSGQGLNQETNLKRPGDTRWGSYYGTILSLILMFSAVVDVLEIIKEDGLSDQKVEALIYMQLQELNNRFSEANTDLLLCMACLNPSNSFVAFDKEKLIRLAKLYPSDFLGTDILALDSQLQNYIFDMRSNDFFLELQGVSELAEKLVSTRKHETYPLVYLLVKLALTFPVATATIERSFSTMKYVNNELRN, from the exons ATGACCCTTGTTCTTCGTTATGTGAACAAAGAAGGAATTATTATAAAGCGATTCCTTGGTATTGTACATGTAGCAAGTACTACCGCTTTGTCACTCAAACATGCTATTGAATGTTTACTTTGTAAATATAATTTGAGTTTATCGAACCTACGTGGGCAAGGTTATGACGGGGCTAGTAATATGCAAGGTGATATCAATGgtctcaaaactttaattttgaaagagaacaAGTCAGCATTTTATGTCCATTGTTTTGCTCATCAACTTCAATTGACACTTGTTGCTGTtgctaaaaatcacattaacattgctgaatttttttatgtggttcGTAATTTAGTAATTGTTGTTGGAGGCTCTTGCAAGAGACGAGATGCTCTTCGAGATACacaatttgccaaaattaaagaagatttaGATAATGGTGTTCGTAGAAGTGGGCAAGGTTTGAATCAAGAGACAAATCTTAAACGTCCTGGTGATACACGTTGGGGATCATATTATGGGACTATTCTCagcttgattttgatgttctctGCTGTTGTTGATGTACTAGAGATTATTAAAGAAGATGGCCTCTCCGACCAAAAAGTTGAAGCTC TCATATATATGCAACTTCAAGAGCTTAACAACCGCTTTTCTGAGGCGAATACCGATTTGCTACTTTGTATGGCTTGCTTGAATCCAAGTAATTCATTTGTGGCTTTCGATAAGGAAAAGTTGATACGTCTAGCTAAGTTATATCcctctgattttcttgggacagATATTTTGGCACTTGACTCTCAACTGcagaattatatttttgatatgCGCAGCAATGACTTCTTTTTAGAGCTTCAAGGAGTTAGTGAACTTGCTGAAAAGTTAGTGAGCACAAGAAAACACGAGACTTATCCATTAGTCTATTTGCTAGTGAAGCTAGCTTTGACCTTTCCAGTTGCTACTGCAACaatagaaagaagtttttcaacaATGAAATATGTAAATAATGAACTGCGTAATTGA
- the LOC115988763 gene encoding bifunctional epoxide hydrolase 2-like, with protein MDQIQHKFIDVARGLKLHLAEIGSGPHVVVFLHGFPEIWYTWRHQMMAVANAGFRAIAPDYRGYGLSDPPPEPAKASFTDFLTDLLGILDALQLPKVFLIAKDFGARPAYLFANLHPERVLGVVTMGVPYLPPGPTTFHKYLPEGFYISRWREPGRAEADFGRFDAKTVVRNIYILFSKSEIPIAAENQEIMDLVDPSTSLPPWFTEDDLAAYGALYEKSGFLTALQVPYRSFGEDINMTDPKVKLPALLIMGGKDYVLKFPGMEDYLNSGKVKEFVPNLEITFLPEGTHFVHEQSPDEVNQLILSFLGKHA; from the exons ATGGACCAAATCCAGCACAAGTTCATAGACGTAGCACGAGGACTGAAGCTCCACTTAGCCGAGATCGGAAGTG gtcCTCATGTGGTCGTGTTTCTGCACGGGTTTCCCGAGATATGGTACACGTGGCGGCACCAGATGATGGCTGTAGCAAATGCCGGTTTCCGAGCGATCGCACCTGATTACAGAGGGTACGGCCTCTCTGACCCACCGCCAGAACCAGCAAAGGCTTCGTTTACTGATTTTCTAACTGACCTGCTTGGAATTCTTGATGCCCTCCAACTTCCCAAg GTTTTTCTTATTGCAAAGGATTTTGGAGCTCGGCCTGCCTACTTATTTGCCAATTTGCACCCAGAGAGGGTCCTGGGAGTTGTAACAATGGGAGTGCCATATTTGCCCCCAGGTCCCACTACATTCCATAAGTACCTGCCTGAAGGCTTCTACATTTCAAGATGGCGG GAGCCTGGACGAGCAGAAGCTGATTTTGGGCGCTTCGATGCTAAAACGGTTGTAAGGAACATTTACATCCTCTTTTCCAAAAGTGAAATACCAATAGCTGCAGAAAACCAAGAGATCATGGATTTGGTTGATCCATCTACTTCTCTTCCCCCTTGGTTCACGGAGGACGATCTTGCAGCATATGGAGCTTTGTATGAAAAATCTGGATTCCTAACTGCGTTACAAGTTCCATATAG GTCATTTGGTGAGGACATCAACATGACAGATCCAAAAGTTAAACTTCCAGCACTTCTGATTATGGGTGGTAAGGATTATGTCCTCAAATTTCCAGGCATGGAGGACTACCTTAATAGTGGAAAGGTGAAAGAGTTCGTCCCAAATTTGGAGATCACTTTTTTGCCAGAAGGAACCCATTTTGTTCATGAGCAGTCACCTGATGAAGTGAATCAGCTAATCCTCTCATTCCTTGGCAAGCATGCTTGA
- the LOC115989032 gene encoding bifunctional epoxide hydrolase 2-like isoform X1 codes for MIALAKTGFRAIVPDHRGYGLSDPPPQPDKASFADILTDLLNLLDALQIAKVFLVAKDFGAWPAYLFAVLHPERVLGVVTIGSPYMPKRSTFLKYLPEGVYISRWREPGQAEADFRHLDAKTIVRNIYILSSRSEIPKAAENQEIMDLVDSSTPLPPWFTEEDLATYGALYEKSGFQTALQVPYRSLGEDFNTTDPIVKVPVLLIRGGKDYSCKFPGMVDYINSGMKEFIPDLEIEFLLEGTHFVQEQLPDEVNKLILTFLAKNV; via the exons ATGATAGCTTTAGCAAAGACTGGGTTCCGTGCCATCGTACCCGATCATCGAGGCTACGGACTATCCGACCCACCGCCCCAACCCGACAAGGCTTCCTTTGCCGACATTCTCACTGACCTCCTCAATCTTCTAGATGCCCTCCAAATCGCTAAG GTTTTTCTTGTTGCAAAGGATTTTGGAGCTTGGCCTGCCTACCTATTTGCCGTTCTCCACCCAGAGAGGGTCTTAGGGGTTGTAACAATAGGATCGCCTTACATGCCAAAACGCTCTACATTCCTAAAATACCTACCAGAAGGTGTCTACATTTCAAGATGGAGG GAACCTGGGCAGGCAGAAGCTGATTTCAGACACCTAGATGCTAAAACAATAGTTAGGAACATTTACATCCTCTCCTCCAGAAGTGAAATACCAAAGGCTGCGGAAAACCAGGAGATCATGGATTTAGTAGACTCATCTACTCCTCTTCCCCCTTGGTTCACAGAGGAAGATCTTGCAACATATGGAGCTTTGTACGAGAAATCTGGATTCCAAACTGCATTGCAAGTTCCATATAG GTCCTTAGGTGAAGACTTCAACACAACAGATCCAATAGTTAAAGTACCAGTGCTTCTGATTAGGGGTGGCAAGGATTACTCCTGCAAATTTCCAGGGATGGTGGATTACATAAATAGTGGAATGAAAGAATTTATCCCCGATTTGGAGATCGAATTTTTGTTGGAGGGAACCCACTTTGTTCAGGAGCAATTACCTGATGAGGTGAATAAGCTGATTCTCACCTTCCTTGCCAAGAATGTCTGA